A window of Ananas comosus cultivar F153 linkage group 4, ASM154086v1, whole genome shotgun sequence contains these coding sequences:
- the LOC109708753 gene encoding uncharacterized protein LOC109708753, producing MPRARNRSTTTRHVHRSAEQTEFFQSAEYVAPALPPAPTPIGAGRPPFPWAGDCPATVRPINWLRANGITHVHGEVRCGSCGVQKVVSYELESKVGDTRNFMYSLRHYLDDHVQPVWSKAKLLPCDSCGGSGCVGPVIPARDEDINWLFMLLGQTLAALSLAQLKNFCGKTRIHRTGTKSRLLFNAYVELCRQLIPDWKINTDQKK from the coding sequence atgccccgagcccgTAACAGAAGCACCACCACCAGGCACGTACACAGatccgccgaacagacagaatTTTTTCAGTCCGCCGAATACGTCGCACCGGCCTTGCCGCCAGCCCCAACGCCCATTGGGGCAGGCCGTCCCCCATTCCCCTGGGCCGGCGACTGCCCCGCGACCGTCCGCCCCATCAACTGGCTCCGCGCGAACGGAATCACGCACGTCCACGGCGAGGTGCGCTGCGGCAGCTGCGGCGTCCAGAAGGTCGTCTCTTACGAACTAGAATCGAAGGTCGGCGACACCAGGAATTTCATGTACAGTCTTCGGCACTACCTGGACGACCACGTGCAGCCGGTCTGGAGTAAGGCGAAGCTGCTGCCGTGCGATTCGTGCGGGGGATCGGGGTGCGTGGGGCCGGTGATCCCCGCGCGGGACGAGGACATCAACTGGCTGTTCATGCTGCTCGGGCAGACGCTCGCCGCCCTCAGTCTGGCGCAGCTCAAGAACTTCTGCGGGAAGACACGCATCCACCGCACCGGCACCAAGAGCCGGCTGCTCTTCAACGCCTATGTGGAACTCTGCCGGCAGCTAATCCCTGATTGGAAGATTAATACCGATCAAAAAAAATGA